The following proteins come from a genomic window of Dreissena polymorpha isolate Duluth1 chromosome 1, UMN_Dpol_1.0, whole genome shotgun sequence:
- the LOC127874665 gene encoding uncharacterized protein LOC127874665, translated as MRQKQKQPIRLMKCKAYSREMMMSAYKAVKDDHLPVDRAAIMYGVPKQTLRDRVLNKVKISSRWGKDSLFTHEEEELLVSHLEGLAQVGYGINRSQLNILAGDLAVKLGRRLTDSKLSNNWYYAFLRRWTHRLKVIKPRGLSSTRAAAVTQDNIDSYFRDLDAILTKYSLKCKPHLI; from the exons atgcgtcaaaaacag aaacaaCCTATCAGACTGATGAAATGCAAGGCATATTCTAGGGAAATGATGATGAGTGCATACAAGGCAGTGAAAGATGACCATTTGCCAGTTGATAGAGCAGCAATCATGTATGGTGTGCCAAAACAAACACTGAGGGACAGAGTGTTGAACAAAGTCAAGATCAGCTCAAGGTGGGGAAAAGATTCATTATTCACCCATGAAGAAGAAGAACTGCTTGTTAGCCATCTGGAAGGGTTGGCCCAGGTTGGGTATGGCATTAATCGCTCTCAGTTGAACATTCTTGCAGGTGATTTGGCTGTGAAACTGGGTAGACGTTTAACTGACTCCAAACTAAGCAACAACTGGTATTATGCCTTCTTGAGACGATGGACACACAGGCTGAAAGTCATTAAACCAAGGGGTCTTTCATCAACAAGAGCAGCCGCTGTCACACAGGATAATATTGACAGCTACTTCAGGGATTTGGATGCTATTCTTACCAAGTACTCCCTGAAGTGTAAGCCACATCTAATTTAG
- the LOC127874605 gene encoding uncharacterized protein LOC127874605, translating to MSDSGWVNGEVLMKYLEEHFLKFVQRGSGDISQPILLIYDGHASHVSIDIVNWAREHNVILFVLPPHSSHALQPLDITCFGPFKSIFHNECHLYMAKQRGRVITKYDIADLSGKAYLKSMTPTTIQSGFRKAGILPFDPTQVPAEMIVPSKSFPKIIPELPVRTMKELLDEKLMETAPKAKLEKPKANKSKTQDKKKKPKMGGKAITEDSTYFQLLEYQQQREENNTKEKTNRSKQNLHKSPQPSTSKGNIVDSDIESEIEDEDPANNCCICKKFSPPGLDQCDELVIVKWAQCTACGHWCHLRFCSQIRVVRRLSDFFCPHCAEREC from the coding sequence ATGTCGGATTCTGGATGGGTAAACGGGGAGGTATTGATGAAGTACCTTGAAGAACACTTTCTGAAATTTGTTCAACGAGGATCAGGTGACATTTCCCAACCTATACTGCTCATATATGATGGCCATGCTTCACATGTCTCCATTGACATAGTCAACTGGGCAAGAGAGCACAATGTCATACTGTTTGTGCTACCCCCACACAGTTCTCATGCCCTCCAACCATTGGACATTACATGTTTTGGACCGTTCAAGTCTATTTTCCACAATGAATGCCATCTATACATGGCTAAGCAGAGGGGAAGAGTCATTACAAAATATGACATAGCTGACTTGTCCGGGAAAGCTTACTTAAAATCCATGACACCAACAACAATCCAGTCAGGATTCCGGAAAGCTGGCATATTGCCATTTGATCCGACACAAGTACCAGCAGAAATGATAGTGCCGTCTAAATCATTCCCCAAAATCATTCCAGAATTGCCAGTTAGGACCATGAAAGAGCTCCTAGATGAAAAGTTAATGGAAACAGCTCCAAAAGCCAAACTTGAAAAACCAAAAGCTAATAAAAGTAAGACACAGGACAAAAAGAAGAAACCAAAAATGGGTGGAAAGGCCATTACAGAAGACTCTACATACTTTCAGCTGCTAGAATACCAACAACAGAGAGAAGAAAATAacacaaaagaaaaaacaaatagaTCAAAACAAAATTTGCACAAATCACCCCAACCAAGCACAAGCAAAGGAAATATCGTGGACTCTGACATTGAAAGCGAAATTGAAGACGAAGATCCAGCTAACAACTGTTGTATATGCAAGAAGTTTTCACCGCCAGGATTGGATCAGTGTGATGAACTTGTGATCGTCAAATGGGCCCAGTGCACAGCGTGTGGTCATTGGTGCCATCTGCGATTTTGTTCACAGATCAGAGTAGTGCGCCGGCTATCTGATTTCTTCTGTCCGCATTGTGCTGAAAGAGAGTGTTAA